A genomic window from Elaeis guineensis isolate ETL-2024a chromosome 3, EG11, whole genome shotgun sequence includes:
- the LOC105041410 gene encoding transcription factor SAC51 has product MGKDVDPWIYCPHSPWRFSSFNCASSLRQPAAGRQNTNSMMFPTYFNPYGCAFSGNAAPPFPVFQAQRTLPKTPAWITPSVHTHGPTGFADSQKRFLVFDHSGDQTSLIFSSSGTPFASPMSMNPAPDVQGSNETNVSDGHGGEEMHEDTEEIDALLYSDSDDDDEEEAASTGHSPMKMAAESVEEVASSTVPAKRRRFDLELDASLVDTASSAVADHYQDLCSDYRNKDTSDDAESSWVRGGAKRRLVEEEAETHSDSHHGSKRLKRARIQETVGVLRRIIPGGKGKDAATILDEAIRYLRTLKLKAKALGATPL; this is encoded by the coding sequence ATGGGGAAGGACGTCGATCCGTGGATCTACTGTCCGCACTCACCATGGCGATTTAGTAGCTTCAACTGCGCGAGTAGTCTCCGGCAACCTGCTGCCGGGCGGCAGAACACCAATTCCATGATGTTTCCTACGTACTTCAACCCTTATGGATGTGCTTTCTCTGGCAATGCTGCCCCTCCTTTCCCTGTGTTTCAAGCACAGAGAACCCTGCCGAAGACGCCGGCATGGATAACGCCTTCCGTCCACACCCATGGACCGACAGGATTTGCTGATTCTCAGAAGAGATTCCTGGTTTTCGATCACTCGGGGGATCAAACGAGCTTAATCTTCAGCTCATCGGGCACCCCGTTTGCGAGTCCGATGTCCATGAATCCAGCACCGGACGTGCAGGGCAGCAATGAGACCAACGTTTCCGATGGCCATGGCGGCGAGGAGATGCATGAAGACACCGAAGAAATCGATGCGCTTCTGTACTCGGactctgatgatgatgatgaggaaGAAGCAGCGAGCACGGGGCACTCTCCGATGAAGATGGCGGCAGAGAGTGTTGAAGAGGTTGCCAGCTCTACCGTGCCAGCCAAAAGAAGAAGATTTGATCTGGAACTCGACGCATCGCTCGTAGATACAGCGAGCTCAGCGGTAGCTGATCACTACCAGGACTTGTGCTCCGACTATAGGAACAAAGATACCAGCGATGACGCCGAGTCCAGCTGGGTGAGGGGTGGCGCGAAAAGAAGGCTGGTGGAAGAAGAGGCCGAAACACACAGTGACTCCCACCATGGAAGCAAGCGTCTGAAGAGGGCCAGGATACAAGAGACGGTCGGCGTACTGCGAAGAATCATTCCGGGCGGAAAGGGCAAAGACGCGGCCACCATTCTCGACGAAGCCATTCGCTACCTCAGGACCCTTAAGCTGAAAGCCAAGGCTCTGGGTGCTACTCCACTGTAG